The following proteins are encoded in a genomic region of Magnolia sinica isolate HGM2019 chromosome 1, MsV1, whole genome shotgun sequence:
- the LOC131240641 gene encoding pyruvate kinase isozyme G, chloroplastic-like, which translates to MANTLSTSILVFMRTGSMATLLSHYRHSSTIFAFTNEERVKQRLALYHGVLPIYKQFSNDAEETFSRALNLLLN; encoded by the exons ATGGCAAACACTCTTAGCACATCCATTCTTGTCTTCATGAGAACGGGATCAATGGCTACACTGTTAAGCCACTATCGGCATTCCTCTACCATCTTTGCCTTCACGAATGA AGAAAGGGTTAAGCAGAGGCTGGCACTTTATCATGGGGTGCTGCCCATATATAAGCAGTTCTCCAATGATGCAGAAGAGACATTCTCTCGAGCTCTGAATCTCTTGCTG AACTGA